The Sinomicrobium kalidii region AACTACCGGAAAGTGCCGAAGTGGTTACGGAAGGTGCGTATTACCTGCTGGCTGAAATGAAAAAAGGAGAAACAACGCATTCGCACTGATCTCCCGAATAGGTCGGGTTCCGGTAAATACGGATTTTGAATAAAAAAAGTGGCTGGTGCATTAGATCTGCACCGGCCATTTCTTCTTTAACGGTGTGTTGCCAATATTGATTTCTTTGGCGGAGATCACGATTTCAGTGGTCATGGGCTCATCGCCGACGGCCCTGAATTTTTCATGAAAACGGATACAATATCCTTTTTTGAAGGAAGTGGACCGCATACGGCTCATCCCGTCCCTTTTAAAAAAAGTAAGTTTTCCGTCCTTGGTATGGGAACTGTTCACGATCCAGTCGGAAAAACTGTCCTTCATATCGGTTTCCAGTACCAGGCGAATTTCACCGCCTCTGGCATTGGTAGAGGGTTTTCCGTTATGGTCGGTCCCCTTTTCTACCCGTATGTCATATTCCAGAACATTGTATGACATGTTATCTGTTTCGAACTTGGCTAAAAAGGACATAGTTTGGTGTGTTGTGTAAATTGGGTTAGGTTAAATCAGAAAGAATGGAACTTGTAATCATCAAATAAAGGGAGCGGAAAGGCTCCCTTTTTTGAGTAATATTTGATTTGATCGCTTATTACAAAATGAATTGAGAAGGGCCTTATACCCATTCGTTGATATGTTCGCCACCACCGCTGGATATTATTCTACAGGAAATGGTAAAGGTCTCTGTCAGGGGATTGTCACCGCTGTGATCGAAGTTTTCCTTGTATTTCACCAGGTAACCCTCGGTAAAGTTCACTTCGCGAAGTTTGGCGTCGGTGTCACGCTTAATGTAGGTGATCACACCGTTCTTGCGTTCGAAGTTATTGGTCATCCACTCAAAGAAGAAAGAATCTCCGGTGGATTCTACGGTAAGGTTGATACGCCCTCCGCGGGTTACTGAAGAAGGCCGTCCTGTGGCATCTACTTCCTGTGCCAGGTCG contains the following coding sequences:
- the tssD gene encoding type VI secretion system tube protein TssD is translated as MSFLAKFETDNMSYNVLEYDIRVEKGTDHNGKPSTNARGGEIRLVLETDMKDSFSDWIVNSSHTKDGKLTFFKRDGMSRMRSTSFKKGYCIRFHEKFRAVGDEPMTTEIVISAKEINIGNTPLKKKWPVQI
- the tssD gene encoding type VI secretion system tube protein TssD; translated protein: MSFKATLSVGGKKVNILNANYDLAQEVDATGRPSSVTRGGRINLTVESTGDSFFFEWMTNNFERKNGVITYIKRDTDAKLREVNFTEGYLVKYKENFDHSGDNPLTETFTISCRIISSGGGEHINEWV